ACCTCCAGGTCGAACCCCGGATGCGGATCAGCCTCTCCGTCGACGGGACGTGGATCGGGGACGCCCTGAACGAGGCGGTCGTCGTCACCGACCGGCCGGCGAAGATGCTCCGGTTCTGCGTCTGGGTCGACGGGACGTCCGCCGAGCGGTTCAGGGCCGACGGCCTGCTCATATCCACCCCGACCGGGTCGACCGCCTACGCCATGAGCGCGGGCGGGCCGATCGTCGACCCGCAGATCGAGGGGTTCCTCCTCGTGCCGCTCGCGCCCTACATGCTCTCGTCCCGCCCGCACCTCATCAGCACCCGGAGGAACCTGGAGATAGCACTCGAGACCGAGAAGCCGGCGCACCTCGTCATTGACGGCCAGAGCACCTTTGAACTGGAGAGAGAGGCCACGATCACGGTGAAGATGTCGGAAGACCCCGCCCTCTTCGTCGCCACCGGCAAGCCGTTCTTTGAGAAGGTGAACCACAAGCTCCGAAACCTCTGATACCGCTACCCGAGATTTTATGAGTGACCGCGGGGATTATCTGCACAGAGGAGTGAGCACGATCATGGAAGACCAGATGCGCACGCAGATCCCCTACGCGGAGATCGCAGAACTGCTGAAGACGACCCTGGACCTCAGGGGATCGCCGGTCGCGGTGAAACTTGCAAAGAGCCCCGAAGGCATCCCCGAAGGGGTCGGCCCGATCGAGGAGACGGTCCGGCACTGCCAGATGATCAGCAGGGCCCGGCTGGACGGCGAGATCTTCTACGCGACCGCCGACAAACACGTCTGCATGGGGGGCGGCTGGTCCCTCGGCCTGAAAGAACTCACCAAAAGCCTCCGCTCAGGGGAGTTCTACTACAAGCTCGGCAAGTTCGAGAGCTGGGCCGCCTGCATGCGGACCATCCAGCAGGTCCCCCACGTCCCCGAGCTCGAGACCTACGCGACGGTCTACGCGCCGCTCGAGAAGACGCCGTTCGACCCGCACGTCGTCGTCATCGTCGCCGAACCGCGGACGATGCTGAAACTCGCGCAGACCACGCTCTACCATCTCGGCGGGCGGATCGAGTCGACGATGTCGGGAATCCAGTCGGTCTGCGCGGACGCGACCGCGCTGCCCTACCTGACCGGCAGGATCAACTACTCCCTCGGCTGCGACGGCTCGCGCCGGTTCTCCGGTATCGAGGACAACGAGCTCGTCATGGGCATCCCCGGCGAGATCCTGCCGGAGTTCGCCCGGGCCCTCACCATCATCACCGGTGCACCCGGCTCGGTGCGCTAGAGGTACCGCCCCACCCCTTCCACTTTTTGCGGCCCTTCCCTGCCGACGGGCAGGTTTTAGAGTATAAGGCTTATCTCTCCGGCAGGTCAACAATTCAGCAGGTGGTTTTTTGCAGGTATCCATGAAGCTCGAGATGAAGGACCAGCCCGGACAGCTGGTCGCCGCCCTCAAACCGATCTCGGCAGTCGGGGGGAACATCATCGCGGTCATCCACCAGAGAGAGGCCACGACGCCCGCAGAAGCGCTGGACGTCCAGATCGTCCTGGAACTCCCTGAGGGACGCCTCGAGAACCTCCTCGAGCTGCTCCGGGAGCAGGGCGTCAGCGTCGTGCGTATCGGCGAGGAGCGGCTTCTCTACGAGTGCACGCTGATCATGATCGGCCACTTGATGCACACGGACATCTCCGACACGGTCGACCGGATCGACCGGACCGGCTCGGCCGAGGTGACGGAGCTCTCCCTCGTCATGCCGGCGATCAACTCGCCTTCGTCGGCCCGCATCACCATCCGCTCGACCACCCGACCGGAGATGAAGAAGGCGATCCGGCTCCTGCGCGAGGTCGCACAACAGAAGGAGCTCCTGATCGTCGAGCCCCTGGAGGATGCATGATGCGGATAGCCCTTCTCGGCTTCGGATCCGTCGGCCGGGGCATCGCCCGCGTGATCCTTGCAAAAGACCTCGATATCACCGTCACCGGGATTGCCGACTCGAAGAGCGGCATCATCGACGCCGCCGGGATCGATCTTGCGGCGGCGCTCGCCCGGAAGGAGAACGGCGGTCCCTGCGGCAACGCAGGTGTCACCCCCGCCGACGTGGTGGCGAAGGCGGACTACGACGTCCTCGTCGAGGTGACCCCGACGAACGTGGATGACGGCGAACCGGCGCTGGGGCATATCCGGGCGGCGCTCCGGCGGCGTAAACACGTCGTCACCTCGAACAAAGGTCCGATCGCCCTCGCCTACCCCGAACTCCGCGCTCTTGCGGAAGAGAACGGGGTCTTCCTGAAGTACGAGGCGACGGTCTGCGGGGCAATCCCGCTCATCCACGCGATGCAGGAGGGGCTTGCGGGCAACACCATCTCCCGGCTCTACGGGGTCTTCAACGGCACCTGCAACTACATCCTCACCCGGATGGCGGCAGAGGGCCTCACCTACGAGCAGGCCCTCGCGGAGGCGCGGGAGCTCGGCTACGCCGAGGCGGACCCGACCTACGACGTCGAGGGGATCGACGCGGCGATCAAACTGGTCATCCTGGCAAACACCATCCTCGATATGCGGACCGGGCTCGACAGCGTGGAGAGGACGGGGATCAGCCTCCTCACGCCCGACGCCCTGCAGCTTGCGGAGGACCAGGACTGCACCATCCGGCTGATCGGCGAGATCGTCCCGGAGGCCGGGGTGCTCCGCGTCTCCCCGCGGATCATCGCGAAGACACACCCGCTCGTCGTCGAGGGGACGCTCAACGCCGTCACCGTCGAGACGGACCTCGCCGGTGATCTGACGTTCATCGGGAAGGGCGCGGGCTCCACCGAGACCGCCAGCGCCGTGATCGGCGACCTCCTCTACATCCAGAGCAGGCATGTCCAGGGTTCTTGAACGGCGGAAAGGCTACCTGCGGCTGATGCGTCAGGCGACGTTCGAGCACGGCTACTTTACGGTGGCCGATATCGCGGGGGCCACCGACACCCCCCGGAGCACCGTCCAGGACTGGGTGAACCGCCTCATCGAGGAGGGGTGCGTCGTCGTCACGGAGGAGCAGCGGGGTCGGCATGCGGCCCGGTATGCCGCAAGCAGCGTGATCCCCGAGAGCGCCTGCCGCCGGGTCTTCACCACCGTCGACGGCGACGAGGTCGAGATCTACCACGAGTGCATGAGTGGGGGGTGCGCGGCCTTCTGCGAGTTCCACCATGCCCGCGCCGGCGGCGCCCTCCGGTCGGTCCGCCGGGACGGGACCCTGCTCCGGGAGCGGGCGGTCGTCGGACGGCGGGAGGTCGCCGTCGGGCTCGATCCGGCACCGGCGGTCGGGATCGTCGGCGTCTTCCACGACGACGGCCACATCCGCCAGCAGATCCGGTGCATCGGGGGCCCGGCCTACTCGCTCACCGATATGATGTCGTTTGCCGAGGGCGTCTGCGGCGTCACCCTCCACCGCGAAGGCCCGGTCGTCGAGGGGGAGGTGATCACCCGGGCGCTCGCCTACGTCGCTATCGGGATCGACGACACCGATACCGCGAGCGAGGGCGCGACCTTCGCCCTCGCCCTCGCCCTCCTCCAGCACCTCGAGAAACTCGACGGCGTCATGCCGATCGGCCATCGCGTCGCGATGCTCAACCCCCGGCTCGAGTGCCGGACCGCCGGGAACTCCTGCAGCTGCATCGAACTCGCGGTGGAGCCCGATCTCGTGCCGCAGGTTGAGGAGGCCGCCGTGCGGTTCGTCGCGGACGAGGCGGCATCCCCGGAGTGGGGTGTCGCCGTCCGGCAGGGGTTCCGGGTACCCCGGGATCTCCGGGCCTTCGGGAGGAGCGCGAGAGAGGCAGTGCTCAGCCGGGAGGAGGCCGAAGCGACCGCGGGACGGTTTAGGGCGCACCTTCACGGCGGCCGGGGCGTCATCGGGGCGCTCGCGGCGGTCGCGCTCATCGGGCTCCCGCACGACGTCCTCCTCGACCCTGGACGGGATGTCTGCGCCGGGATAGAGCCGGCGGGGTGAGGGCAAGTCCCGGAGCTCGATAAGGCACGGCCTGTGATGTTCCGGCTTCGCGCGAGCTAACGGGAGCAGATAACAATACGGCCTCACGCGAAGAGCGTGAAGCCGCGAAGAACGACCTCCCCGATGGGGAGGGAGTTTGAGCACCCTCAGGTGCGGAGAACGACGCTCCTGCGGAGCGGAGTTGGAGCACCGGAGGTGCGACTTGCGAGCAAAGCGAGCATGAGAAGCCATCAGGCTTCGAAGGACGATGGGCCGAAGGGCCGGAGTTTGAGCACCGTCAAGGTGCGAAGGGGAGTATCATACCCATCTACCATTCTTCGCGTTCTTCGCGGCTTCGCGTGAGCCTGTCTACTTATGGATACCGTCTGGCCACCCACTCTGCCGGCCCCTCTCACAACCACACATAAATATCCGGAGGCGGGAGACACCTCTCATCGAGGGGAAGCGCGGTGAGAGGCAGACTCGAGGAAGAGATCGAGAAGCTCTCCGCCCTTGCGCGGGAGCGCGGCGCGGAGGCGCGGCAGATAGCGGCACACGACGTCGTCGTCGCGGAGTGGGTGCGGTTCAAATGCCGGTTCGGGTGCAAGGGATACGGGAAGCATATGTCCTGCCCGCCCTACGCCCCGACCCCTGCCGAGACCCGGCGGCTGCTCTCCGAGTACGGCACCGCCCTCCTTCTGCGGTTCGAGGGCGTGCCGGGACATCCCGACCTGAAGCCCGACGAGATCCCCCTCGACTTTCACCCGTTCTTCCGCGACCTCATCCTCTGGGTGAACTCGACGGTCCACCTCCTCGAGAAGACGGCCTTCTACGACGATTTCCCGAAGGCCTTCGGGTTTGGGGGATACCCCTGCATTTACTGCGAGCACCAGCACTGCGTCGCCGAGGAGCACGAAGGGATCGTCGACGAGAGCATCCGGAGGCTCTGCCGGCACATGGACCTCGTCCGCCCGACGATGGAAGGCGCAGGAATCGACGTCTTTGCCACCGCCCGGAAGGCCGGGTTGGACCTGCACGTCATCCCCTGCCGGGACCTCGAGTACGGGAAGATCGTCCACGGCAAGATCACCTCTGTCGGTCTCGTCCTCATCGAGTGACGGACCGTGCTTCAGTCGCGCCGCAGACCCCGGATGAACTCCTCGGTCATGTGATAGGCGTCGTCGTCCCTGACCTGCACCGGGGGATGCTTCATGAAGTAGGCGGACGGGGCCGTGAGCACGCCGCCGATACCCCTGTCAAGGGCGAGTTTGCAGCACCGGATGGCGTCGATGACGATCCCGGCGGAGTTCGGCGAGTCCTCGACGGAGAGGCGGAGGTCGATATGCATGGGAATATCGCCAAAGAGCCTCCCTTCCATCCGGAGGAAGCAGACCTTGTTGTCCTTCTGCCAGCAGACGTAGTCGCTCGGCCCGATATGGATGTCGTCGTCGTCGAGCGGCACCTCGAGGACCGACTGCACCGCTTCGGTCTTCGACTGCCGCTTCGAGGCGAGGCGGCTCCTGTTCAACATGTTCATGAAGTCGGTGTTCCCGCCGGTGTTGAGCTGGTAGGTCCGGTCCAGCTTCACGCCCCGCCGCCGGAAGAGGTCGGCGAGGACCCGGTGGGTGATCGTCGCGCCGAGCTGGGCCTTGACGTCGTCGCCGATGATCGGGAGACCACGCTCGCGGAACCTCTCGGCCCAGGCCGGGTCGCTCGCGATGAAGACCGGCATGTTGTTGATGAAACCGATACCCGCCTCGAGAGCGCACCCGGCGTAGAACCGTACTGCCTCTTCGGACCCCACGGGGAGGTAGTTGAGCAGCATCTCGGCGCCCGACTCCTCGAGCGCCCGGACGATCTCTTCGCGGGACGCCTCCTCCTCGTCGGCGAGCACGAACCTGTTCTCTTCCTTATAGCCCTGCATATGCTCGGGAAACCCATCGAGCACCCGTCCCATCCGGACGGTCACGCCGGTCTTCGGCATCTCCGGGCAGAAGATCGTCGTGCAGTTCGGGGGGGAGAAGATGGCCTCGGAGACGTCCTTCCCGACCTTCCTCGCATCGATATCGAACGCTGCGGCAACCTCGATCCCGGAGGGCAGGTAGCCGCCGAGATCCCAGTGCATCAGTCCGATTGCGTCTGCCTCGTTCCTTCCCCGGTAGTATTCGATCCCCTGAAGCAGCGAACTGGCACAGTTTCCGACACCAACAATTGCAATCCTGATCGAGTCCACGAAAGTCCCCCGGTAGATTCAGTATCCTGCTGGATGCGGCCGCCTCTGCGGACGGGCGCGCCCGGCTCGTTGAGAAGCCGCAGCTGTTGGGACAGTTGCGTTTTCGACTATAATACCGAGCGGGAAA
This portion of the Methanoculleus caldifontis genome encodes:
- a CDS encoding NAD(+)/NADH kinase, whose protein sequence is MKIVLVSRLDDPEALDYTASLARDLESLGHGVALEAGTARHLGREGIPFEEIAGDLVVVVGGDGSVLLTVHQMKKQVPVLGINWGEVGFLADLEPDEARAFFAGRKDNLQVEPRMRISLSVDGTWIGDALNEAVVVTDRPAKMLRFCVWVDGTSAERFRADGLLISTPTGSTAYAMSAGGPIVDPQIEGFLLVPLAPYMLSSRPHLISTRRNLEIALETEKPAHLVIDGQSTFELEREATITVKMSEDPALFVATGKPFFEKVNHKLRNL
- a CDS encoding DUF169 domain-containing protein yields the protein MEDQMRTQIPYAEIAELLKTTLDLRGSPVAVKLAKSPEGIPEGVGPIEETVRHCQMISRARLDGEIFYATADKHVCMGGGWSLGLKELTKSLRSGEFYYKLGKFESWAACMRTIQQVPHVPELETYATVYAPLEKTPFDPHVVVIVAEPRTMLKLAQTTLYHLGGRIESTMSGIQSVCADATALPYLTGRINYSLGCDGSRRFSGIEDNELVMGIPGEILPEFARALTIITGAPGSVR
- a CDS encoding ACT domain-containing protein — translated: MKLEMKDQPGQLVAALKPISAVGGNIIAVIHQREATTPAEALDVQIVLELPEGRLENLLELLREQGVSVVRIGEERLLYECTLIMIGHLMHTDISDTVDRIDRTGSAEVTELSLVMPAINSPSSARITIRSTTRPEMKKAIRLLREVAQQKELLIVEPLEDA
- a CDS encoding homoserine dehydrogenase, translated to MRIALLGFGSVGRGIARVILAKDLDITVTGIADSKSGIIDAAGIDLAAALARKENGGPCGNAGVTPADVVAKADYDVLVEVTPTNVDDGEPALGHIRAALRRRKHVVTSNKGPIALAYPELRALAEENGVFLKYEATVCGAIPLIHAMQEGLAGNTISRLYGVFNGTCNYILTRMAAEGLTYEQALAEARELGYAEADPTYDVEGIDAAIKLVILANTILDMRTGLDSVERTGISLLTPDALQLAEDQDCTIRLIGEIVPEAGVLRVSPRIIAKTHPLVVEGTLNAVTVETDLAGDLTFIGKGAGSTETASAVIGDLLYIQSRHVQGS
- a CDS encoding sugar-specific transcriptional regulator TrmB gives rise to the protein MSRVLERRKGYLRLMRQATFEHGYFTVADIAGATDTPRSTVQDWVNRLIEEGCVVVTEEQRGRHAARYAASSVIPESACRRVFTTVDGDEVEIYHECMSGGCAAFCEFHHARAGGALRSVRRDGTLLRERAVVGRREVAVGLDPAPAVGIVGVFHDDGHIRQQIRCIGGPAYSLTDMMSFAEGVCGVTLHREGPVVEGEVITRALAYVAIGIDDTDTASEGATFALALALLQHLEKLDGVMPIGHRVAMLNPRLECRTAGNSCSCIELAVEPDLVPQVEEAAVRFVADEAASPEWGVAVRQGFRVPRDLRAFGRSAREAVLSREEAEATAGRFRAHLHGGRGVIGALAAVALIGLPHDVLLDPGRDVCAGIEPAG
- a CDS encoding DUF2284 domain-containing protein yields the protein MRGRLEEEIEKLSALARERGAEARQIAAHDVVVAEWVRFKCRFGCKGYGKHMSCPPYAPTPAETRRLLSEYGTALLLRFEGVPGHPDLKPDEIPLDFHPFFRDLILWVNSTVHLLEKTAFYDDFPKAFGFGGYPCIYCEHQHCVAEEHEGIVDESIRRLCRHMDLVRPTMEGAGIDVFATARKAGLDLHVIPCRDLEYGKIVHGKITSVGLVLIE
- a CDS encoding inositol-3-phosphate synthase translates to MDSIRIAIVGVGNCASSLLQGIEYYRGRNEADAIGLMHWDLGGYLPSGIEVAAAFDIDARKVGKDVSEAIFSPPNCTTIFCPEMPKTGVTVRMGRVLDGFPEHMQGYKEENRFVLADEEEASREEIVRALEESGAEMLLNYLPVGSEEAVRFYAGCALEAGIGFINNMPVFIASDPAWAERFRERGLPIIGDDVKAQLGATITHRVLADLFRRRGVKLDRTYQLNTGGNTDFMNMLNRSRLASKRQSKTEAVQSVLEVPLDDDDIHIGPSDYVCWQKDNKVCFLRMEGRLFGDIPMHIDLRLSVEDSPNSAGIVIDAIRCCKLALDRGIGGVLTAPSAYFMKHPPVQVRDDDAYHMTEEFIRGLRRD